In a genomic window of Rhopalosiphum maidis isolate BTI-1 chromosome 4, ASM367621v3, whole genome shotgun sequence:
- the LOC113560970 gene encoding FERM domain-containing protein 5 isoform X3: MMKFGSKNSTNTPIKCTIRLLDDSQLLDSEFQINEKGSSLISRICEQLDLIEKDYFGLRYVDSKRQRHWLEPSKSIFKQIRDMEADNILFSFRVKFYPPNPFRLKEDITRYQIYLQLKRDLLHGRLYCNTSEAALLGAYILQAELGDYNPEEHIDNYVNELKILLKQTLQLEEKMMDIHKNELKGKTAAEMETIFLKKACVLDTYGVDPHAVKDQRGNQLYLGINHTGILTFQGSKKMNHFSWSQVQKINFEGKMFIIHIILNEDQRIKKKQTIGFKCPRGSSCRHVWKCAVEQMLFFTFPSSSDVPNVVSGGGFFSWGTKFKYSGRVEREILEDVTITRESPTVTRVGSLRRKSSSEPPTPSNLVINQVAGFNSLPRSLTNTSEEYNASIDSSNQIDNSSVLETLLEDQEIMTSKNFTTVTDSSPLIQSISNQMSGQKHLETTAIRNSGSSLSFLRQTLLPVIFALFMMVLIVVIVLESDFDIIATIRKAPEIAAFKKNYYEPSKDFLLRRFIRSKIF; this comes from the exons ATGATGAAGTTTGGAAGCAAAAACTCCACCAATACACCAATCAAGTGCACCATCCGTCTGTTGGACGACTCTCAGTTGTTGGACAGCGAATTTCAG ataaatgaaAAGGGCAGTAGTTTGATAAGTCGTATTTGTGAACAATtggatttaattgaaaaagatTATTTTGGTTTACGTTATGTTGATAGTAAACGTCAAAgg cattGGCTAGAACcctcaaaatcaatttttaaacaaatccgag atatggaagcagacaatatattatttagcttccgtgttaaattttatccaCCAAATCCATTTCGTTTAAAAGAAGATATTACTCGTTACCAAATTTATCTTCAATTAAAAAGAGATTTATTACATGGTCGgctttattgtaatacatctGAAGCTGCTCTACTAGGAGCTTATATACTAcaag CTGAACTTGGAGATTATAATCCAGAAGaacatattgataattatgtaaatgaattaaaaatactactaaAACAAACTTTACAATTAGAGGAGAAAATGAtggatattcataaaaatgaattgaaaGGTAAAACTGCAGCTGAAAtggaaactatttttttgaaaaaagcaTGTGTCTTAGATACATATGGCGTTGATCCTCATGCTGTtaag GATCAAAGAGGCAATCAACTTTATCTAGGTATTAATCATACTGGAATACTTACATTCCAAggaagtaaaaaaatgaacCATTTCAGCTGGTCAcaagttcaaaaaattaactttgagGGTAAAATGTTCATCATTCATATCATTCTCAATGAg GATCAAAGAATCAAG aaaaagcAAACTATTGGTTTTAAATGTCCTAGAGGTTCTTCATGTCGTCATGTATGGAAATGTGCGGTTGaacaaatgttatttttcac gtTTCCTTCGAGCTCTGATGTTCCTAATGTAGTTTCTGGTGGGGGATTTTTTTCATGGGGTACCAAATTTAAGTACAGTGGACGTGTTGAACGGGAAATATTAGAAGATGTGACAATTACCAGAGAATCTCCAACTGTAACACGTGTTGGTAGTCTTAGAAGAAAATCATCAAGTGAACCTCCTACGCCTTCTAATCTTGTCATAAACCAAGttg CAGGATTTAATAGCCTTCCTCGTTCATTAACAAACACTAGTGAAGAATATAATGCTTCAATAGATTCATCGAATCAAATTGATAATTCTTCAGTTTTGGAGACTTTATTAGAAGACCAAGAGATCATGACATCTAAAA attttacaaCGGTTACAGACAGTTCACCATTAATCCAATCTATTTCGAATCAGATGTCTGGTCAAAAGCATTTAGAAACTACTGCAATTAGAAACAGTGGATCAAGCTTGTCATTCTTGCGACAGACTTTGCTGCCAGtaatatttgcattatttatGATGGTTTTGATTGTAGTTATTGTTCTAGAATCTGATTTTGATATCATTGCTACCATAAGAAAAGCACCAGAAATTGCTGCTTtcaaaaagaattattatgaACCTAGTAAAGACTTTTTATTGCGGCGTTTTATCAGGTCAaagatattttag
- the LOC113560970 gene encoding FERM domain-containing protein 5 isoform X1 — translation MMKFGSKNSTNTPIKCTIRLLDDSQLLDSEFQINEKGSSLISRICEQLDLIEKDYFGLRYVDSKRQRHWLEPSKSIFKQIRDMEADNILFSFRVKFYPPNPFRLKEDITRYQIYLQLKRDLLHGRLYCNTSEAALLGAYILQAELGDYNPEEHIDNYVNELKILLKQTLQLEEKMMDIHKNELKGKTAAEMETIFLKKACVLDTYGVDPHAVKDQRGNQLYLGINHTGILTFQGSKKMNHFSWSQVQKINFEGKMFIIHIILNEDQRIKKKQTIGFKCPRGSSCRHVWKCAVEQMLFFTFPSSSDVPNVVSGGGFFSWGTKFKYSGRVEREILEDVTITRESPTVTRVGSLRRKSSSEPPTPSNLVINQVAGFNSLPRSLTNTSEEYNASIDSSNQIDNSSVLETLLEDQEIMTSKIEQEVHHEEILNDHLLIDFTTVTDSSPLIQSISNQMSGQKHLETTAIRNSGSSLSFLRQTLLPVIFALFMMVLIVVIVLESDFDIIATIRKAPEIAAFKKNYYEPSKDFLLRRFIRSKIF, via the exons ATGATGAAGTTTGGAAGCAAAAACTCCACCAATACACCAATCAAGTGCACCATCCGTCTGTTGGACGACTCTCAGTTGTTGGACAGCGAATTTCAG ataaatgaaAAGGGCAGTAGTTTGATAAGTCGTATTTGTGAACAATtggatttaattgaaaaagatTATTTTGGTTTACGTTATGTTGATAGTAAACGTCAAAgg cattGGCTAGAACcctcaaaatcaatttttaaacaaatccgag atatggaagcagacaatatattatttagcttccgtgttaaattttatccaCCAAATCCATTTCGTTTAAAAGAAGATATTACTCGTTACCAAATTTATCTTCAATTAAAAAGAGATTTATTACATGGTCGgctttattgtaatacatctGAAGCTGCTCTACTAGGAGCTTATATACTAcaag CTGAACTTGGAGATTATAATCCAGAAGaacatattgataattatgtaaatgaattaaaaatactactaaAACAAACTTTACAATTAGAGGAGAAAATGAtggatattcataaaaatgaattgaaaGGTAAAACTGCAGCTGAAAtggaaactatttttttgaaaaaagcaTGTGTCTTAGATACATATGGCGTTGATCCTCATGCTGTtaag GATCAAAGAGGCAATCAACTTTATCTAGGTATTAATCATACTGGAATACTTACATTCCAAggaagtaaaaaaatgaacCATTTCAGCTGGTCAcaagttcaaaaaattaactttgagGGTAAAATGTTCATCATTCATATCATTCTCAATGAg GATCAAAGAATCAAG aaaaagcAAACTATTGGTTTTAAATGTCCTAGAGGTTCTTCATGTCGTCATGTATGGAAATGTGCGGTTGaacaaatgttatttttcac gtTTCCTTCGAGCTCTGATGTTCCTAATGTAGTTTCTGGTGGGGGATTTTTTTCATGGGGTACCAAATTTAAGTACAGTGGACGTGTTGAACGGGAAATATTAGAAGATGTGACAATTACCAGAGAATCTCCAACTGTAACACGTGTTGGTAGTCTTAGAAGAAAATCATCAAGTGAACCTCCTACGCCTTCTAATCTTGTCATAAACCAAGttg CAGGATTTAATAGCCTTCCTCGTTCATTAACAAACACTAGTGAAGAATATAATGCTTCAATAGATTCATCGAATCAAATTGATAATTCTTCAGTTTTGGAGACTTTATTAGAAGACCAAGAGATCATGACATCTAAAA tTGAACAAGAGGTCCATCATGAAGAAATCTTGAATGATCATTTACTGATTG attttacaaCGGTTACAGACAGTTCACCATTAATCCAATCTATTTCGAATCAGATGTCTGGTCAAAAGCATTTAGAAACTACTGCAATTAGAAACAGTGGATCAAGCTTGTCATTCTTGCGACAGACTTTGCTGCCAGtaatatttgcattatttatGATGGTTTTGATTGTAGTTATTGTTCTAGAATCTGATTTTGATATCATTGCTACCATAAGAAAAGCACCAGAAATTGCTGCTTtcaaaaagaattattatgaACCTAGTAAAGACTTTTTATTGCGGCGTTTTATCAGGTCAaagatattttag
- the LOC113560970 gene encoding FERM domain-containing protein 3 isoform X2, with translation MMKFGSKNSTNTPIKCTIRLLDDSQLLDSEFQINEKGSSLISRICEQLDLIEKDYFGLRYVDSKRQRHWLEPSKSIFKQIRDMEADNILFSFRVKFYPPNPFRLKEDITRYQIYLQLKRDLLHGRLYCNTSEAALLGAYILQAELGDYNPEEHIDNYVNELKILLKQTLQLEEKMMDIHKNELKGKTAAEMETIFLKKACVLDTYGVDPHAVKDQRGNQLYLGINHTGILTFQGSKKMNHFSWSQVQKINFEGKMFIIHIILNEKKQTIGFKCPRGSSCRHVWKCAVEQMLFFTFPSSSDVPNVVSGGGFFSWGTKFKYSGRVEREILEDVTITRESPTVTRVGSLRRKSSSEPPTPSNLVINQVAGFNSLPRSLTNTSEEYNASIDSSNQIDNSSVLETLLEDQEIMTSKIEQEVHHEEILNDHLLIDFTTVTDSSPLIQSISNQMSGQKHLETTAIRNSGSSLSFLRQTLLPVIFALFMMVLIVVIVLESDFDIIATIRKAPEIAAFKKNYYEPSKDFLLRRFIRSKIF, from the exons ATGATGAAGTTTGGAAGCAAAAACTCCACCAATACACCAATCAAGTGCACCATCCGTCTGTTGGACGACTCTCAGTTGTTGGACAGCGAATTTCAG ataaatgaaAAGGGCAGTAGTTTGATAAGTCGTATTTGTGAACAATtggatttaattgaaaaagatTATTTTGGTTTACGTTATGTTGATAGTAAACGTCAAAgg cattGGCTAGAACcctcaaaatcaatttttaaacaaatccgag atatggaagcagacaatatattatttagcttccgtgttaaattttatccaCCAAATCCATTTCGTTTAAAAGAAGATATTACTCGTTACCAAATTTATCTTCAATTAAAAAGAGATTTATTACATGGTCGgctttattgtaatacatctGAAGCTGCTCTACTAGGAGCTTATATACTAcaag CTGAACTTGGAGATTATAATCCAGAAGaacatattgataattatgtaaatgaattaaaaatactactaaAACAAACTTTACAATTAGAGGAGAAAATGAtggatattcataaaaatgaattgaaaGGTAAAACTGCAGCTGAAAtggaaactatttttttgaaaaaagcaTGTGTCTTAGATACATATGGCGTTGATCCTCATGCTGTtaag GATCAAAGAGGCAATCAACTTTATCTAGGTATTAATCATACTGGAATACTTACATTCCAAggaagtaaaaaaatgaacCATTTCAGCTGGTCAcaagttcaaaaaattaactttgagGGTAAAATGTTCATCATTCATATCATTCTCAATGAg aaaaagcAAACTATTGGTTTTAAATGTCCTAGAGGTTCTTCATGTCGTCATGTATGGAAATGTGCGGTTGaacaaatgttatttttcac gtTTCCTTCGAGCTCTGATGTTCCTAATGTAGTTTCTGGTGGGGGATTTTTTTCATGGGGTACCAAATTTAAGTACAGTGGACGTGTTGAACGGGAAATATTAGAAGATGTGACAATTACCAGAGAATCTCCAACTGTAACACGTGTTGGTAGTCTTAGAAGAAAATCATCAAGTGAACCTCCTACGCCTTCTAATCTTGTCATAAACCAAGttg CAGGATTTAATAGCCTTCCTCGTTCATTAACAAACACTAGTGAAGAATATAATGCTTCAATAGATTCATCGAATCAAATTGATAATTCTTCAGTTTTGGAGACTTTATTAGAAGACCAAGAGATCATGACATCTAAAA tTGAACAAGAGGTCCATCATGAAGAAATCTTGAATGATCATTTACTGATTG attttacaaCGGTTACAGACAGTTCACCATTAATCCAATCTATTTCGAATCAGATGTCTGGTCAAAAGCATTTAGAAACTACTGCAATTAGAAACAGTGGATCAAGCTTGTCATTCTTGCGACAGACTTTGCTGCCAGtaatatttgcattatttatGATGGTTTTGATTGTAGTTATTGTTCTAGAATCTGATTTTGATATCATTGCTACCATAAGAAAAGCACCAGAAATTGCTGCTTtcaaaaagaattattatgaACCTAGTAAAGACTTTTTATTGCGGCGTTTTATCAGGTCAaagatattttag